A stretch of DNA from Ranitomeya variabilis isolate aRanVar5 chromosome 1, aRanVar5.hap1, whole genome shotgun sequence:
ggaaggagcactagacccctggaggtgttgaataacattcccaggaaggtcagggactgactcggggttggtgatgacttttgtaggttgattaaccagcccatgcgactgagagtatcggttgtgattgagacgctgagctcgcagtccttgaaggtgggagccttgatgagtagatcgtccaggtatggaacgactactatgcctctggagtgcaggacgtccatggtggctgccatgaccttggtgaacactctgggagccgtggcgagtccaaaggggagagccacgaattggtagtggtcctggcctattgtgaacctgagaaacctctgatgggcaggtgcaatgggtatatgcaggtatgcgtcttgtatgtctatggaggcgagatattctcccttctccatggacgcaatgatggaccgaagggactccatgcggaaatgacggacccgtacatatttgttgagctgttttaggtctagtatgggccgtacgctgcctcctttcttgggaactacgaacagattggagtagaaccctcggaagcggttggtcgtgggtaccggtactatgactcctgattgacaaagcgaggagaccgcttgatggtaggctcgagccttggctggcggttttggggggacagagaggaagaaccggtccggtgggttggaggtgaagtctattttgtatccggaagacactagttccgtgacccacctgtcttctgtaataggcagccagacttgatgaaagagcaaaagtcggccgcctactggtgtggtgtcttccggagtccgtgagtcatgaggaggagaaagtctgagattttcctcctctgggcttagactggcctgcttttgactgccaggtcttgtccgacctttgcgtcgatcgtgagttgtccctgcgtggggaacggttacgattttgtactggacgtgagacggaccagccggaggaattccgaaaggatcggaatcgagtttggttacgcttcttgtaagtgcgtttaggtttcagttggggaagagaagtactcttaccccctgtggcgttggatatcatagtgtccaactgttcaccgaaaagtctcccactgaggtaggggaggtgcgtgagggacttctttgaggctgcgtccgctttccattcccgcagccagaggatacgccgaatcgtgacggtgtttgatgctatccccgcgactccccttgctgaatccagagctgcatggagcatgtaatctgctacaacagcaatttgaaccgcttggtccgacagttcaggagcggatgcttggaaggcttgtaaattgtttgcccaggccaggatggccttggcagcccaaactgaggcgaacgcgggagccagggatgcccctgctgcctcgaaaattgaacgagccatgcgttctacctgccggtctgctgcgtcccttagggttgagctatctggcagtgaaaggagggtctgtgctgctagcctggagactgggggatccacttcaggtggatctgtccattccttggtgtccttctgtgggaaggggtacctcgcctccagatatttgcttttagcgaattttttctcaggctgtgagagctgttttttaaggatcgccataaactctgggtggttagagaaaaccttaggcggcttcagaggtccttcaaaggaaatctgatgttctggggcctctggtggcggatcagaaatgtccagcacccgatggatggacgatattatgtcctcaactagcgctgtattgctaggagggattgggatcagggacccctccgtttctctgtctgagtcagagtcgcagatgccttccgaatcctgtgtatcactgaggcgtcccctgctgggtgagctggggaggaggccttctctggttggggattgcggagatctgcattgtctgtccctggaatgggacggtctagatgacctggagtaacggtgtctctccctagagggggatgaccgtgtgctatgggatgacgcagatggacttgatctatggatccgcttgcgtcgtgacctagacgtggatgtgccagggtcatcttgttcctgagtcaagctctccctttgctgggtaacggtcatagccggggcatgaccctgcagagcctgaagcaatgttgaagttaggttatctatagactgcgtcatagattgagatatctgagtagcccattccagtgtggcattagacaccgaggcattggcaggggcttcttgaggctgtgactcagtagtttgtatacagttctgacaatgcgggtacgtgctactactggggagagcggtcccgcaggctgtgcagaatgcataatagcagttctgcctggttctcttagaccttgagcccggcatagtgcacagagtgcagaagtgctgccagcagatggaccttacaggggtagagaacctacaggggagctttataggtaatatggattcacagctgagtaaagataacccagctgtgatcttaccccaccagtgtacccctaggtccagcgccgaaaatccacagtcctgtgccccccggagactggctgcctggtcctggtcctgcagaccgggagatgcagggttaatctgcagccgaaaatggctgcagagacagaggagagaggaggagaagggggcggagagctggaaaaaggcggcaaggctataaaaaacccgccctttctgtctcgatccgccccttgtatgacactgtagagtgtcatatttgtcatccggggggcgggccggggggcggagaggaggctgctgcttcagctaggccgaagccggggcctaaattagatgcctgaggcccagaagggctccaggccggcacgaaagtccgggagggggtcggatctgaaccggacccctccggatttgaaggcaggatggcggtggggctataagcggaagggggagcccggctggggtccccctgaggcagtatagaggtggtgctgccgcagagacagggacgcagggagccctgtgtctgtatgtgccatgcctgcctgcactccccccggccccaacaggagcccgcagctgggctggggtccctggatgcaggcgcagtgtgctggcccattgctgggagctgtaggatgctgcctgtacaggccctacctgaggtgtctcaacctaatacccccagagggggatagggagggtgcttttgtcacaccttcaggggcctttatcctcgcctcgacctcaacccagaaaccaaaaggaattggggaaggaggggggtctcgacttcgaaccaacacccgaggggttggggaaggagcagcatggggaatagccatctcaacttcaactgggcaccccataatagggggccgaggaaggagccatgccgggggtctcacaggagaccctcttttcttcatctgtaatcccgtcggaaaacgggaaacggagtaaaaatctttaggtgtgcctcctttgcgacactaagcaaaaactggagaacgctgatgccgtccaggggtgtatactgcacaggaggagccacagttaatctttttcagattatgcatagtgtcgcctcctagtggacagcagcataacacccatggtcctgtgtcccccaatgaggcgacagagcaataccccatatgtgtctgaACAGTtctgcttagccacacagtgagACTTGGGAGGGCtaattgcctcctggagcacagattttcctagaataccgtatttttcagactataagacgcaccggactataaggcgcacccaggttttagaggtggaaaatagggaaaaaaaatatttgaagcacaaaatgtggtaaaatatttaataacataaataacatactattatatgtggtgttattatatataatagtatgttattatgttggaagctgtgggaccagtgtggtgtctgaagtacgatatgaagatgctggagggtgagtataagaatgggggcacagggctgatattgaaagcaccactccagcactgcaaaataacactggagtgctgctttaaaatcccatgggagaactataactcccagcatgtcctgcagatcctatgacatgctgggagttatagttcaccacaggagtggcagagtgctttattgtgttttgtaaagactaacctcttaattatggcagcctgccagccacactgtggtgaggtacaagcatcccatggctgcacagagccctccctcttgttgcctctccacagcacaggttatgaggaagctgcagattctagtggggagcctggagtacctgtgatgatgtcaagaagagggagggctctgtgctgtgccatgtgatgctccagcccgcccactcctgacatcacacaggtcctgtttgtgcacagcactcggcaaccaggcatggcaggcaggtatacagcgatctcctctccgttctggcccctgctgctgcctcctcctccccagtacacacagatctccccagctgctgcaggaatcagcagctggggaagccatgtgtgtccctgcataagtgcagtattcatttgctgctcccggctcaccgctcagctgatcggtgggcggggagccgctaatgaatattcactgcacttaatcatcgggaccacgtggttttcccagcgctgattctgggcagcggggacatcctgaagttggATAACAGtgagatcccactcactgctgctccctccccacatgctacatccctaccataagacgcacccacactttcctcccaaatttggaggaaaaaaagtgcgtcttatggtcggaaaaatagggTACTTTGgggattccatctaaatctctgagggacgtgattcagatgaaacccccaagggatccatacactaaaattactctggactccgtctggcctctggtcAGGGTTGTCCTCCTTtaaagaggtgcacaaaactgtggccaaacgTGGTTTTATGCACACctgaaaagacggacactgccagatcacaggtcctatggcatccacaatgCCTCTTTATAGGTAATCTTCCACTGgagattccatctgaatcatgtatttcaaagatttacatggaaaccccaaagtaagcactcatagtagagcacaggataaatgcgaGCCGAGCCTCACTGCGatatttgggaggcaaaatgatcaaatcaacagcaggtgaagaattggttttatgtattttttacacAGTTTCTTGTGCAGAATAAGTGATTACTGTGATATCAGATTTATAGCACTGTCatctttggctgctgtcacaccgtaaaagatgctttttttttttttcaaaaacaagtttttgcatctccatattttgagagctataattcttcCAGATTTCTGCCGACATAtttagtcatgtgagggcttgttttttgagggacgagttgacactTGTATTGGTACCATTCTCTGTAacaacattttttaacccctttctgccagctgacggaatagtacttcagctggcagatcccctgctttaaggtgggctccggcggtgagcccaccttaaagccgcaacatgtcagctgttttgtacagctgacatgtgcgcgcaatgagcgcgagcggaatcgcgatccgcccgcgcccattaactagttaaatgccgccgtcaagcgctgacagcggcatttaactagcgctcccggccgcgcggccggaagtgctcgcaccgctgacccccgtcacatgatcgtatgatgataaaagttcaaatcacccccctttcgccccaatcaaaataaaacaattaaaaaaaaattaaacatacacatatttggtatcgccgcgttcagaatcgcccgatctatcaataaaaacaaaggattaacctgaccgctaaatggcgtagcgagaaaaacaaatcaaaccgccaaaattaaggtttttttggtcgccgcaacattgcattaaaatgcaataacgggcgatcaaaagaacgtatctgcaccaaaatggtatcactaaaaatgccagctcggcacgcaaaaaaataagccctcacccgaccccagatcatgaaaattggagaagctacaggtatcggaaaatcgcacaattttttttttttttttttttttttaagcaaacttagaaattttttttcaccacttagataaaaaataacctagacatgttaggtgtctatgaactcgtaatgacctggagaatcataatggttagttttagcatttggtgaacctagcaaaagagccaaacaaaaaaacaagtgtgggattgcactttttttgcaatttcatcacacttggaatttttttcccgttttgttacatggcatggtaaaaccaatggtatcgttcaaaagtacatctcgtcccgcaaaaaataagccctcacatggccatattgatggaaaaacaaaaaaagttatggctctgggaaggaggggagcgaaacacgaaaacgaaaaaagctccaggggtgaaggggttaatcgctttctattccgatttttgggaggcagaatgaacaaaaaccagcaattaaggatttttttatgccattccacatgtggtaaaattgataaagcagctttattctttgggtcagcacgattacagcgatataaCAATTATattctttttatgttttggcgcttttacacaaaaactatttttatagaaaaaaattattatttttgcattgctttattcggagagctaggacttatttttctGGTGGTGGAGCtgcatggcagcttgttttttgtgggacaagatgacgaatTCAACTATACCACTTATATTATATTTACAGTTGTCTTTTTTAttgagttttattccactttttgtttggcagtatgatgaaaagGCATCTTTTGTTATGGTATTCACTGGAGAGATCGCTCCGgacgcagagataccaaatatatgcattttaattatttattcatagaaatatttatttcttgataccatttttgtgatttttacctCTTTTGGACTTTCACAGCAATGATCGCAGTTATTAAGCATATCATTTCGGTTAGTGCTGTACTGACAAGTTGGATCATGCATTTCACATGATTTAACTAATTTGCAAGCCCTtgcgacccggatgtcatcatggcgACATtaagtcaccatggcaacaatcggtcCCTCGCGATGACGTCAGCTGAACACCCGGCGCGATAGCGCGAGTGCACAGCTTTTGTGGTGCAAAATCGCCTGGATGCATCCATAAATCCAAGGTAGGTAAGTACTTACCAACCTGGACATATGGAAAAGCCAAGGTCGTTAAGGGCTTAAAAATTTTAAAGTTGTTAAATTTCCTAATTTTTGGATAAACAAATTACATTGACCaaactttaccactaacatgaagtacaatgtgtcacgaaaaaacaacctcagaatcactagaatccgttgaagcgttcctgagttattaccacaaagcgACAATGGTCAAGTTTCaaaattgtcctggtcaggaaggtgaaaacaggcttagggAGGGGGGCTGAAGTGGTTAAAGCACTTGTTGCACATTTACTTTGCTTGTATCAGCCCATTTTAAGTTGTGCTTATATCATAAAAAGTAGGCATAAAAAGTAGGCAGTCACTACTGTTATGTGAATGGTAGAAACCTTACGCATATGGCATCTGTTTTTAGCCATGGCAGCTACAGCATCCTCATGGGTCAAAAATCTTACTACAGCTTCCCCAGACGTTCCTCCTGCATCTGCGCTGTATTCAATATTTATCTTCAGTGGCATCACAGGGTGGAAAAACTGtttaggggaggaaaaaaaaagtgatttttcattttcattccAAATGCTTATAATATTTATATAAGACCCTATCAGTAACATTATATTAAGACTTTCACTGCATATTATTAACTCACATTTGCAATATCTTGCCCAGACGCATGGAACGGGAGTCCTCGAATGTGGATATCATGGACTGGTGATGCAACTGGGAATTCACTGGTATCCGCTGCCTTCCCAGGCATGTCCTTCCCATAATCTGTGGGAGGAAAGAACCAAATTCAATACCTTATAGTGTAGCATATAACTTATAGGTTTTGCTTTATTAAAAAAATTACACCATAGTGGATTAGGGGTAAAGCTGCTTCTCAGCACTGAAACACccatcaccaggtcaaaagtgggcaGTTTACGTTGCTACTTTATTCCCACCACTTTAGGTTTTTTTAAAatctgccatacagttccagagatctaGGTTTTGTTTAATGCCACTTTTAATTGTATTTgccaagggggcgtggctcacaggattcccTGGGGGAGTGTCTGTagactgctctgcattattagccaCTAGGTAATCACCATAAAAAATAGTCTAATAGGTGCACTAAATTATAAGGCTCATACCTCTAGAACCATATGGTGGATTAGAAAATAAACAATGGAATACTCAGGGCAGCGGTGGGAATAAGAGGAAAAATTACCACTTTTTCATGTTCCTCATCAGGTGTATAAGTTGGACGATACTTTGCCGAATGTGTCCAGAGACTTTTATGCATGACCCTGCTGAGTAGACCCCTTAACATGCAAACATCTTGGTAAATCTCAGCCAAAAGGATAGTGTGCATTTAATCAGCTGTAGAAATATCAAATAATGAGAAAGGGAAGAGTATCTCACCATTCATGTGATTGTTCTCACTGACCAAGTCACACGGTCTGTCTTTATTTTCATTATTAATAGACACATCTGGGTCATAAAGTTCTTTCATGGTTGGAGCAAAAGTAACACCTTTCCTCTTCCTAACCAGAAAGCGAGCATTCTGAATTTCATTTTTTCTGCTTGGAAAAATTTCAATGTACCTATAAAGTAGTAAGAAGAATAAATAACGTTGAAAAAATTCTAAGTGAATTTCAGTCATATTGGAGCAACCCAAGTTTATAATTGCGGCGTGTGAAATGAGTGATCAGGCCTGTGTTACTGATATAGAGGCACTGATATGACCCGAGTGATAAAATGATCACAATCGaaacttttttttaaaagcaaaatgtaGGAATTGCTGAAAAAGTCAAATGTGCCCATATAAGGTCTCAGGCTGTACAATTGAGCTGAACTGAAATGGCAGACACGCATATGGGCTACCCATTTTTTTCGAACCCCCAGTGATCATatggttatcacctatcctgtgtgatacctgtTTAAACCCTTTTAAGTAATTGATGAAAAAACACAGCCACTATAGGCAATACTAGTATGTAATCCTTAAAGAAAACACATTACCTGCTGCCTATTTCTTGCTTGTGTCTCAAAAGCGCTTGCTCTGCATGTTCGTCGGAAACAAAGTGCACAAACGCCTCTCCTGACTTGCGCCCCCTCTGGTCAAACACAAACGTTATGCCTTCTTCGGCTATACTTAGACCTGTAAAGACATGCACATTAAAACAAAAGACCATTGAACATAAAACCACGTGGTGGTGTTTACTCCTCCTCTTCGAAGAGCTATAAGCCTATAACACTTTAATTTACCATTGACAAAAGCTATACGTAGGACtggtattggtaccattttggaggTATGCATggctttttattcctttttttttttttttttttagggaaatgCGAAGACTAAAAAAGCAGCAATTtaccagttttgattttttttttacggcattTATTGAATAGCCGAAAGAATTTTACATTTTGACAGATCAACATTTTACAGACTAAGAGATACAAAATAGAGGGCAGATTGAAattatagggattttttttttcacttttttttcccccccactttATTTTCTAATCCTCTTTAGTTTTAGGGTTGTGAACATTTGCTTACAGTATTGCAGTTTATAGGGAAAATGATCTCATAGGAAGCACAGACTATAGTTAGGCTACACCGGAGTATTAGGGCAGCAACTATGGCGGGCCTTCAGCAGGCACCTGGCTGCCGTGGTAAACCACAGGCCCCCCGTGATCTAGTTGTATGGGAAGCCGATTGGCACACAAAATGGGGTGCCCCCTGGATCACATGCCTCAAATGCGGTCAGAGATTGACAGGTGTTTAAAGGGTTAACAGCAGTGACCACAGCTCCGATCCCTCTAGTACAAGGCAGATGTTCTATGTTGGATATGGGTTGAAA
This window harbors:
- the GRSF1 gene encoding G-rich sequence factor 1 isoform X3; its protein translation is MFIVRARGLPWSCTAEDVLNFFSGCNVRSGTEGVHFIFNRDGKPRGDAVIEFETADDLVKALEQHKKYLGQRYVEVFEMSHKDAETLLQRLQAPMSPTASSSVSQTAQSVAGTPSDGTVRLRGLPYSCSEQDIVNFFSGLSIAEEGITFVFDQRGRKSGEAFVHFVSDEHAEQALLRHKQEIGSRYIEIFPSRKNEIQNARFLVRKRKGVTFAPTMKELYDPDVSINNENKDRPCDLVSENNHMNDYGKDMPGKAADTSEFPVASPVHDIHIRGLPFHASGQDIANFFHPVMPLKINIEYSADAGGTSGEAVVRFLTHEDAVAAMAKNRCHMQHGYLELFLNSSPDSK